AGGCCCGGTTGAAGTCGAGCGCGTAGCGGCCCGCGGGCTGGAGCTCGAGGTCGAGGTAGCGCCCACCGCCGTACGTCCGGCGGCCGTTCGTGGCGTCGGTGAAGGGAACGAAGAGCCGCGGGTTCGGCCCCTCGACCGTCTCGAAGGCCTCCAGGCGTCGCTGGACGCCGCCGGCCTCGAAGACGAGGTCGCCCGCCGAGACGTAGCGGCGGAGCTCGCCTGTCGTCGTCGGGAAGCGGACGGTGTCGCGGTCGAGGGACGGCGCGAGGGCGGCCGGGACGGCGAACGTGGAGTCGTAGTCGAAGTACGTGAGGCCCTCGAACGCGGTGAGCGAGTTGGGGAGGAGCGGCGTGGTGGGCGAGCGGAAGAGCGAGTCGCGGTCGGCCACCCACCGCTGCCAGTCGGCCTCCAACGCGGCCCAGTCGAGGGCCGGCCCGGCCGGCTCGGAGGCGCAGCCGGCGGCGACGATCAGGAGGAGGAGGAGAAAGCGGCGCACAGAGAATGGGACGGAACCGCGACCAAGCTACCGTCTACCTTGATTCCCCTCCCGCCACCGCCATGTCTCGGCCCGCTCTTCTCACCGCCGTCCTGCTCGCGTGCGCCCCGCTGGCGGCCCAGCCCGTCGACGTCAGCGTCGCGACGCCCGGCGTCACGTTCGACCTCCCGCTCGGCGTCGAGATCGAGCCGGACGCGCCCGGCGCCCTCCACCCGGACCGGATCTACGTGCTCGAAAAGGGGCGGGAGAGTGAGCAGAGCCCGCTCCCGGCTCGCATCATGACGCTCGTCCCCGGCGAGCCCGCGGCGACCGTGTTCCTCGACCTCGGCGACCGTGTCGACGCAGCGGGCGAAGGCGGTCTCCTCGGCCTGGCGTTCCACCCGGACTATGCCGACAACGGCCGGCTCTTCGTCTCCTACACCGCGCCCGTCGACGCCCCCCAGCCGGGCGTTCTCGCGATGGTCTCCCGGCTGTCCGAGTTCGCCCGGTCGGAGGCCGACCCGCTGGCGGTCGATCCCGAGAGCGAGCGGATCCTCCTCGAGGTCGACCAGCCGTACAACAACCACAACGCGGGGACCGTCGACTTCGGCCCCGACGGCCTCCTCTACTACAGCCTCGGCGACGGTGGCTTCGGCGGCGACCCGTTCGGGAACGGGCAGGACCCGACGACGCTCCTCGGGTCGCTCCTCCGGATCGACGTCGACGACGCGCCGGAGGGGGCGCCGTACCGGATCCCCGACTCGAACCCGTTCGCGCTGACCGACGGGCCCGAGCGCGACGAGATCTTCGCCTACGGCTTCCGCAACCCGTTCAAGTTCGACGTGAGCGAGGCCGGCGTCTGGGTCGCCGACGTGGGGCAGGACACGTGGGAGGAAGTCAACGTGGTCGAGGCCGGCGGGAACTACGGGTGGAACGAGGTGGAGGGCCCCGACTGCTTCCCGCCGGGCTCATCCTGCGACCCCGGCCTCTACGAGGCGCCGCTCCACGTCTACCCCCATACCTTCGCGACGGGCGGGTTCTCGATCACTGGCGGCTACGTCCTCGACGACGTCGACCTCCCGCTCTCCGGGTCCTACCTGTTCGGCGACTACGTGACGGGCCGGCTGTGGGCGCTCGACCGCGGCTCGAACGAGGTCACGGTCGTGCTGGAGTCGGCCGACTTCCCTGGAGCCGGCGGGACCGTGAACATCGCCTCCATTGACCCGGCCCCAGAGGGCGTCGACATCCTCGTGACGGACCTCACGAGGGGCCGGATCTACCGCATCGCCCGGGCCGGGACGCCCACCGAGGCGGGCCCGGATGTCGCCCGTGTGTTGTCGCTGGCCGGCCCCAACCCGTTCCGCCTCGGGACGGCCGTCCGCTTGGACGTCCCGGTCGGGGCGTCGGCCCGCGTCGCGCTCGTCGA
This sequence is a window from Rubrivirga marina. Protein-coding genes within it:
- a CDS encoding DUF1684 domain-containing protein; this encodes MRRFLLLLLIVAAGCASEPAGPALDWAALEADWQRWVADRDSLFRSPTTPLLPNSLTAFEGLTYFDYDSTFAVPAALAPSLDRDTVRFPTTTGELRRYVSAGDLVFEAGGVQRRLEAFETVEGPNPRLFVPFTDATNGRRTYGGGRYLDLELQPAGRYALDFNRAYHPYCVYNPTYSCPLPPPENRLELAVTAGERYP
- a CDS encoding PQQ-dependent sugar dehydrogenase gives rise to the protein MSRPALLTAVLLACAPLAAQPVDVSVATPGVTFDLPLGVEIEPDAPGALHPDRIYVLEKGRESEQSPLPARIMTLVPGEPAATVFLDLGDRVDAAGEGGLLGLAFHPDYADNGRLFVSYTAPVDAPQPGVLAMVSRLSEFARSEADPLAVDPESERILLEVDQPYNNHNAGTVDFGPDGLLYYSLGDGGFGGDPFGNGQDPTTLLGSLLRIDVDDAPEGAPYRIPDSNPFALTDGPERDEIFAYGFRNPFKFDVSEAGVWVADVGQDTWEEVNVVEAGGNYGWNEVEGPDCFPPGSSCDPGLYEAPLHVYPHTFATGGFSITGGYVLDDVDLPLSGSYLFGDYVTGRLWALDRGSNEVTVVLESADFPGAGGTVNIASIDPAPEGVDILVTDLTRGRIYRIARAGTPTEAGPDVARVLSLAGPNPFRLGTAVRLDVPVGASARVALVDALGREVAVLWDGPGGTRTLPLTGDDLAPGVYTVVATAGDGRQVVRVVRAR